In Phyllobacterium zundukense, one DNA window encodes the following:
- a CDS encoding lysine--tRNA ligase, giving the protein MTSRLNTQIELTPELIAAAAEAKAWPFEEAQKIITRYEKTGYPDTILFETGYGPSGLPHIGTFGEVARTSMVRHAFRVLTGDRVKTKLLCFSDDMDGMRKIPDNVPDSSLLVPHLHKPLSAVPNPFGGDYSSFADHNNVMLCRFLDTFGFDYEFASATQYYKSGRFDEVLLRAAERYDDIMKVMLPTLGEERQATYSPFLPISPTSGRVLYVPMKNIDAKNGTVTFDDENGVETTLPVTGGNVKLQWKPDFGMRWAALGVDFEMFGKDHQTNAIIYDRICEILGGRAPEHFVYELFLDDVGQKISKSKGNGISIDEWLTYAPTESLGLYMFQKPRTAKRLYFDVIPKAVDEYFTYLSAYGRQSWKDRLNNPVWHLHNGNPPAVEMPVPFALLLNLVSASNAENSSVLWGFISRYAPGVTAQSNPELDALVGYAIRYFNDFVKPSKKFRTPDEVERGALEKMDKKLATLPSDADGNEIQNAILDVARTIERYQDHTKKSPEGGPGVSVSFFQMLYEVLIGQERGPRFGSFVALYGIAETRALIAKALAGQLS; this is encoded by the coding sequence ATGACTTCGCGCCTAAACACCCAAATCGAACTGACCCCGGAATTGATCGCGGCGGCAGCTGAGGCCAAAGCATGGCCCTTCGAAGAGGCGCAAAAGATCATCACACGCTACGAGAAGACCGGCTACCCTGACACCATCCTGTTCGAAACCGGATACGGCCCTTCTGGGCTGCCCCATATCGGCACCTTTGGCGAAGTGGCGCGCACCTCGATGGTGCGCCATGCTTTTCGCGTTCTGACCGGCGACAGGGTCAAGACAAAACTGCTCTGCTTCTCCGATGACATGGACGGAATGCGCAAGATTCCGGACAATGTACCGGATAGCTCGCTCCTGGTGCCGCACCTGCACAAGCCGCTGTCGGCTGTTCCCAATCCGTTTGGCGGCGACTACAGCAGTTTCGCAGACCACAACAATGTCATGCTGTGCCGTTTCCTCGATACATTCGGTTTCGACTACGAATTTGCCAGCGCGACGCAGTATTACAAATCTGGCCGCTTCGACGAGGTGCTGCTGCGTGCTGCCGAGCGCTATGACGACATTATGAAGGTCATGCTGCCGACACTCGGCGAGGAGCGTCAGGCAACCTATAGCCCCTTTTTGCCGATTTCTCCGACAAGCGGCCGAGTTCTCTACGTTCCGATGAAGAACATAGACGCGAAGAACGGCACCGTAACTTTTGACGACGAGAACGGCGTCGAGACGACCCTTCCTGTGACGGGCGGTAACGTCAAACTGCAGTGGAAGCCTGACTTCGGGATGCGCTGGGCAGCCCTCGGCGTTGATTTCGAGATGTTTGGCAAAGACCACCAGACAAATGCAATTATCTACGACCGAATCTGCGAGATTTTGGGTGGCCGCGCTCCCGAGCATTTCGTCTATGAACTGTTTCTCGACGATGTTGGCCAGAAGATATCCAAGTCAAAGGGTAATGGTATCAGCATTGACGAATGGTTGACCTATGCGCCAACCGAAAGTCTGGGTCTTTATATGTTCCAGAAGCCGAGAACGGCGAAGCGGCTTTATTTTGACGTCATACCCAAGGCAGTGGACGAATACTTTACTTATCTCTCCGCTTATGGGCGCCAATCCTGGAAGGACCGGCTGAACAATCCTGTCTGGCACCTACACAATGGCAATCCGCCAGCTGTCGAAATGCCGGTTCCGTTCGCGCTCTTGTTAAATCTTGTCAGCGCTTCCAATGCCGAGAACAGCAGCGTTCTTTGGGGATTCATTTCCCGTTACGCACCGGGCGTCACGGCCCAGAGCAATCCTGAACTGGATGCGCTGGTAGGTTACGCAATCCGCTACTTCAATGATTTCGTAAAGCCATCGAAGAAATTCCGCACGCCCGACGAAGTGGAACGTGGCGCACTGGAAAAGATGGACAAGAAGTTGGCAACTCTTCCTAGCGACGCTGACGGAAATGAAATCCAGAACGCGATTCTCGACGTCGCACGCACTATCGAACGTTACCAGGATCATACGAAGAAGAGCCCGGAAGGCGGACCAGGCGTATCCGTCTCTTTCTTCCAGATGCTCTATGAAGTGCTGATCGGGCAGGAACGCGGTCCGCGTTTTGGCTCTTTCGTCGCGCTTTACGGTATCGCCGAGACACGCGCTCTCATTGCAAAGGCACTGGCGGGGCAACTATCATAG